A stretch of DNA from Arctopsyche grandis isolate Sample6627 chromosome 6, ASM5162203v2, whole genome shotgun sequence:
tattgtatatatataggaaggattttggccaatttttaccggaaaccgtttcaacaatgaaattagagaaaattggcaaactctgataggaaacgatcaacctggagtcacaaatccaggtctaaccagcagcatactctgaaataTTCATTTTCACCCGagcgaacccggcacctcacgacgctaagcagaagcctaacaactgagctatgctgctggtatatGTGCACACCGAAGTCATATTTTCAAATAgtatcacatttgaacggtttttctTCAGAATGGCGACTCATGTGTCTCTTAAGGTGAGATCTATCAACAAATGCATTTGAACAAAcatcacatttgaacggtttcTCTCCAGAGTGGATTTTCATATGTCTGTCAATGTAAAACTTTTTAGCAAACGCACTCGGACAAATATgacatttgaacggtttttcgCCAGAGTGGCGACTCAAATGTCTCTTAAGGTTAGATCTATCAGCAAATGCATTTGAACAAAAAccacatttgaacggtttttctcCAGAGTGGCGACTCAAATGTCTCTTAAGGTAAGATCTATCAGCAAATGCAGCCGAACAAATATGacatttgaatggtttttttCCAGAGTGGATTTTCATATGTCTCGCAATGTAAAATTTTGTAGCAAATGCATTCGAACAAATATCGCATTTGAACGGTTTGTTTCCAGAGTGGATTTTCATATGTCCCATAAGGTCATTTTTTTGagcgaatgattttaaacaaatgtcacatgtgtgtggctttacccccgTGTGAATACACATGTGTATACCGAGGGAAGATTTTGTTACGAACGACTCTAAACAAATACTACATGCATGTGGCTTGCCCCCAGTGTGAGACTTCAAATGCcttaaaagtaaatattgataagtgaatgattttgaacaaatgtcacatttgtgtgactttgCCTTAGTATGAATATACATGTGTGCATCATGACTTTTTTTCCTGTTGAACGACTTTGAACAAATGTTGCAATTATGCATCGTATCTAGGGTTCTTCGTAATGGTGATTCATCCGCTGGATTGTCAATGGTATCTATCATTTCATCAGCTGAGGTAATTTTCCCTCCATTTatctacaaaataaaacaaccattatacaattttaattgtgaattttgtgaatgtgattttttttcatttaatggaATATTTTTCTTGGAATCGTTCTAAGGCACTCGAATCCCATTTACTTACCTCGCCGTTGTCTGGTAAATTAGATATGTTCGATGGCAAATTAGCACCCGACTCATCCTCCCATATTAAATCATCTAGCAAAGCTTCCTCTGGCTTGACTTTCAAAGACTCGTCTGATCTTATCCTCGATCTTTCATCACTCCGAAGACAAGTGTTTCGAAATCTGTCGAGCAATTCCACATTGTTGACACACGAAAGGCATATCATATCTGGCAGTTTGTCATCTTTTCTAACCTGCAAATGAGAAAGGGAGTGACAATTGTGAGGACTAACGAGTTAGCAAAGCAATGAGTTAGTATAACTGACCCGCAGCCGACAGCCGGTCCAAATGCGCTGCACCAAATGCGGTGAATGAGGATCaccatggatggagacgaaagcCTCCGGCGGGGCAGAGCAcaggcaaagtctgcactccatcgctaCTTGGACGGGAGAAACACAAACGTCTCGAGAATGGAGAGGTGATAGTGGACAGCGGACATCAGGTggcatatatacaaacatttccAATCATAGatattaagtaattaataaaaataactcgAAAGCAATTCAGTCAGCGCTAGGACGATGTTGCTGGACGTCGAACTTAGTGTATTTTTGACAAGGAGACGGTATTTGAAGGGGTAAAAGATTAAGGATCGTTGTACAATCAAAGGGATATTCGCTGAATGGGAGACCGTTGTATTTCGTAGTGTAAACTGACAGCTGACGGATGCAGCCGAAACACCCCCAAGCATGGCCATCGGTAATTTCTTACTAACAAtctatatacttatttattactcgtggttttacccggcttcgctcggtatttttaatataaacagcttaaacatggctaatccaatagtacacattcattcattttttttattaaatattatttgaatcgaataaaaataatattcgacgATAAGCCATCTTGAGTATGCCAGCCAAATTTGGAACCCCCATTACGTTATTacgttattgatcgtattgaagCTATTCAAAAACGTTTTCTTAGATAtctatcattaaaatttaatataaaataaatgaattacgAATCCCGATGTCGTAGGCTTCATATCCTTCCCTTATATTATCGCCGCCACGTAGTTGATATAACTTTACTTTCACGGATACTACGAGGTGATATCGACTACTCTGCAATCCTAAGTAAGTTTTCTTTATATGTACCAAATCGGTCCCTACGAAAATGGCCCCTTTTGTGTGCTTCCAGTGCCTCCACTAATTATCCTTGAAACTCTTATATCGTCAGTGTGCAATTTCTACAATGGCTTAGATGAGAATATTGACCTATTTCATGACAGTTCGATTACTATTAGGAACTTATTTGCAAGATTGTTTTTTTGTTAACCCgttcttttttttcttgttttttactttaattcTTTTTGCTTAATTTTCTACTGTTACTCACCATAATCTAGTATTATTTACAAGTttgtcattatttttctttttgtattattatttttttttattggccTTCATAACAAGTtccattgttcatttttcatgctatttgaagaaacttttaattgacttatgtttaactatttattttattatctttattttagctgtaagtttctctctgtttattaaataaataaatatcgatgTCACGGAaattttgttttcgatgctcccaatcAAACATTACATACAGTACAGACATAGTTACATTAAAccgtacaaagtctctttcgaaattatatattgtaacgAACGTGTTTACACGACTCTCACGCGGGGAGAGCCAGATGGGCGTACAGGAACACGTTTATCGTCCTTCCAGGTGGGTTCGTTTCGTGATGGGGGTCAATGGGAACAGATTGACTGACCTGGGCTGTCGTGTATTTGTCGTAAGGTTCCTGGTTAGAAACTCCACGTCGTCTATATGGGCACAGCTATGGTGAAACTGGCACCTGGTCTGTCTACCCTGGCCAGTTTCACTATGGTGAAACTGGCATATCCGGCTGATGCTTCTAGGAACCTTAACGGAGCCGGCGGCTACCACGGAAAGTTTAACCCGCACGGGGGTAGGAAGCTGCGTGGAAGTTACAGGAGACTGTTTGGagctcaggggagggagtgatgattCTCAACCGTCTCTCGTGGCTCAACAACCACAAGATGGCGAACTCTCCGTGCTTCGGGACAGTTGCTGGGGAAGTTTGTCCCCTTTGAAGATCGGAGTGCGAGAGAGCGTCTCTCATCTGCCTTCCCGCGTAGGAACTGTCTGCCTGGGGGCTGCCATTCGAAAAAACTGGCAACCGCTGCCAACTGACGGGACGATTGGAAGGACGTCACGTTACATCATTAGATATTGTATccgctgtctaagtgcattcggggatGGACAATAAGGAACCCCCGGATTAGGCTGAACGGTACCTTTTGGAATTCTCAGAATCCGGGCGAGTGCGTGAGACCTCCTTAAACCTGTACGTGcttagacaatagatacataaat
This window harbors:
- the LOC143913545 gene encoding uncharacterized protein LOC143913545: MFVYMPPDVRCPLSPLHSRDVCVSPVQVAMECRLCLCSAPPEAFVSIHGDPHSPHLVQRIWTGCRLRVRKDDKLPDMICLSCVNNVELLDRFRNTCLRSDERSRIRSDESLKVKPEEALLDDLIWEDESGANLPSNISNLPDNGEINGGKITSADEMIDTIDNPADESPLRRTLDTMHNCNICSKSFNRKKSHDAHMYIHTKAKSHKCDICSKSFTYQYLLLRHLKSHTGGKPHACSICLESFVTKSSLGIHMCIHTGVKPHTCDICLKSFAQKNDLMGHMKIHSGNKPFKCDICSNAFATKFYIARHMKIHSGKKPFKCHICSAAFADRSYLKRHLSRHSGEKPFKCGFCSNAFADRSNLKRHLSRHSGEKPFKCHICPSAFAKKFYIDRHMKIHSGEKPFKCDVCSNAFVDRSHLKRHMSRHSEEKPFKCDTI